One Paenibacillus sp. FSL H7-0737 DNA segment encodes these proteins:
- the fni gene encoding type 2 isopentenyl-diphosphate Delta-isomerase has translation MNHTPEEAVPYDANRQSGADHGNGLPIVEVSDKNSLLPASRTGERKIEHVRLCLNEEVGGVGVTTGFEHYRFRHNALPELNFDDISLQTTFLERELRTPLLISSMTGGSAATGAINARLAEAAQRRGWALGVGSVRAAVERSELTETFYVRDKAPDIPVIANIGAVQLSYGFGIEECRRAVDIAGADFLVLHLNGLQEVFQPEGNTGFASLLSQIAKVCRALEVPVGVKEVGWGIDGDTAAHLYNAGVAFVDVAGAGGTSWSQVEKFRSRDPIRRAAAEAFADWGTPTADCIAEVRAVSPKGALIGSGGLKHGVDAAKALALGADLAGFGRNLLGPAVDSEEALDAALAQVELELKIAMFGIGAPDLATLRGTSRLIRK, from the coding sequence ATGAATCATACGCCAGAAGAGGCCGTACCATATGATGCGAATAGGCAGTCTGGCGCGGATCATGGCAATGGCCTACCAATTGTAGAGGTTTCGGACAAGAATTCTTTATTGCCTGCATCAAGGACAGGTGAACGCAAAATAGAGCATGTACGCCTTTGTCTAAATGAAGAAGTCGGTGGCGTCGGTGTGACTACGGGGTTTGAACATTACCGATTTCGGCATAATGCTCTTCCAGAGCTGAATTTCGATGATATATCATTGCAGACCACGTTCCTGGAACGTGAACTGCGTACACCGCTGCTGATCAGCTCGATGACAGGCGGCAGTGCAGCTACAGGAGCCATCAATGCCCGACTAGCAGAGGCAGCACAGCGTCGTGGATGGGCGCTGGGGGTTGGTTCTGTGCGAGCGGCGGTGGAGCGCTCTGAGCTAACCGAAACCTTTTATGTACGGGACAAAGCACCTGATATACCGGTTATCGCTAATATTGGCGCCGTACAGCTGTCCTATGGTTTCGGGATTGAGGAGTGTCGCCGGGCTGTGGATATTGCTGGTGCGGATTTTCTTGTGCTGCATCTCAATGGTCTTCAAGAGGTCTTCCAACCGGAAGGGAATACTGGCTTTGCTTCCTTACTATCGCAGATAGCAAAAGTATGCCGTGCACTTGAGGTTCCTGTAGGTGTAAAAGAAGTCGGCTGGGGCATTGACGGTGATACAGCAGCACATCTTTATAATGCAGGGGTAGCTTTTGTTGATGTAGCGGGTGCAGGTGGAACATCCTGGAGTCAGGTCGAGAAGTTTCGGAGTAGAGACCCTATACGGCGCGCAGCGGCTGAAGCTTTCGCAGACTGGGGTACTCCAACCGCAGATTGCATTGCGGAGGTACGTGCTGTCTCCCCGAAGGGGGCATTGATTGGCAGCGGCGGCTTGAAGCATGGTGTGGATGCGGCGAAGGCATTGGCCCTCGGTGCTGATTTAGCAGGCTTTGGACGCAATCTTTTAGGACCGGCAGTAGATTCTGAAGAGGCGCTAGATGCTGCACTGGCTCAGGTAGAGCTGGAGCTTAAGATAGCAATGTTCGGCATCGGAGCTCCCGATTTAGCAACTTTACGTGGGACTTCCCGTTTAATACGTAAATAA
- a CDS encoding phospholipase D family protein has protein sequence MRSDREQPVQPQAIQDSTHAFASKKRTSSRRRKRVIWACVILILWLIGVMIYQTHKPLPVGISYESPIYKVNNVTFWHDLTYPDGTDTGKQESEILPRMLHIIEESREFLVIDLFLFNDYTHKDQSFPPVSRMLTDKLISQKQTYPEMEIVFITDEVNTNYNSAPNHLLEEMKAVGIRVIMTDVNDLRDSTPAYSAVWRTFIQWFGQSGKGFIPNLMASGGPDITARSYLKLLNVKANHRKVIVSENTALISSGNVHDASAYHSNIALEVQGPIIADILQTEQAAANLSDAGPLLLHKPNFTQEKNLPSAEALEVRYLTEGKVYKYALQGIRSARKGDTVWMGMFYLADDAILDALVEATSRGAKVNLLLDPNQNAFGRDKIGIPNRPVAMDLNKRTNGEISIRWYNTTKEQYHPKLLFIAKQTGSSIVLGGSTNFTTRNLDDYNLENDLWISVKRDQPLFKDMEAYFNRLWNNEGHTFTLPFEAYQSDVTWFKYILFRLQTNLGFTTF, from the coding sequence ATGAGATCAGATCGTGAACAACCCGTTCAGCCCCAAGCGATACAAGATAGTACCCATGCTTTTGCTTCAAAGAAACGCACCTCTTCACGACGCCGCAAACGAGTGATATGGGCTTGCGTCATTCTAATTCTCTGGTTAATCGGCGTCATGATATACCAGACACATAAACCTCTACCCGTTGGGATTTCCTATGAAAGTCCCATATACAAAGTGAACAATGTAACCTTCTGGCATGACCTAACCTATCCAGACGGTACGGACACAGGTAAGCAGGAGAGTGAAATTCTTCCGAGAATGCTACATATCATCGAGGAGTCAAGGGAGTTCTTAGTCATCGACCTGTTCCTGTTCAATGATTATACCCATAAAGATCAGTCATTCCCTCCAGTCAGTCGAATGCTGACAGATAAATTAATCTCACAAAAGCAAACCTATCCCGAAATGGAGATTGTCTTCATCACCGATGAAGTCAATACCAATTATAACTCAGCGCCCAATCATCTTCTGGAAGAAATGAAGGCGGTGGGGATCCGAGTCATCATGACCGATGTTAATGACCTGCGAGATTCTACACCTGCCTATTCAGCCGTCTGGCGCACCTTCATTCAATGGTTCGGACAATCCGGCAAGGGCTTTATCCCCAATCTTATGGCCAGTGGTGGACCGGATATTACCGCTCGATCTTATCTGAAGCTGCTGAATGTGAAGGCGAACCATCGCAAAGTAATTGTCAGTGAGAACACTGCACTAATTTCCTCTGGAAATGTTCACGATGCCAGCGCCTACCACTCCAATATTGCTTTGGAGGTACAAGGTCCAATTATTGCCGATATTCTCCAGACCGAGCAGGCGGCAGCCAATCTTTCAGATGCAGGTCCATTGCTACTTCATAAGCCCAATTTCACCCAAGAAAAGAACCTACCATCAGCGGAAGCTCTAGAAGTTCGCTATTTAACAGAAGGAAAGGTATACAAATATGCGCTGCAAGGCATTAGGTCCGCCCGGAAGGGGGATACCGTATGGATGGGGATGTTTTATCTTGCTGATGATGCCATTCTGGATGCGTTGGTAGAGGCTACATCACGCGGGGCTAAGGTAAACCTACTCCTGGATCCAAATCAGAACGCCTTCGGGCGCGATAAAATCGGGATCCCCAACCGTCCAGTTGCCATGGATCTGAACAAACGCACGAACGGTGAAATCTCTATTCGTTGGTACAATACAACCAAAGAGCAATATCATCCAAAGCTGCTCTTTATCGCCAAACAAACCGGCAGCTCCATCGTTCTTGGCGGTTCCACCAATTTCACCACACGCAATCTGGATGACTACAATCTCGAGAATGATCTGTGGATTTCTGTGAAGCGAGATCAGCCGCTGTTCAAAGATATGGAAGCCTACTTTAATCGGCTATGGAATAACGAGGGTCATACGTTCACTTTACCTTTTGAGGCCTATCAGAGCGATGTGACCTGGTTCAAGTACATCCTGTTCCGGCTGCAGACTAACCTGGGCTTTACTACTTTTTAA
- the cls gene encoding cardiolipin synthase, whose product MRRGLQSIIIIGAFIAFYYFGFGIFGSTAGTIISIFSTLTVVSISLAIFMENRNPSTTMSWILLLALIPVLGLVFYFLFGQNVFKRRKYDKKAQRDLMAYERIENDALRTHQDWSVFDPSRQKLLLLSKTLARTPISFASETRILTNGEETFGTLLLELRQAKHHIHMEYYIFRADHIGTRIQQILIAKARAGVSVRFMYDAVGSFQLSKAFLKELVDAGVQVASYGNSTSFFSSRVNYRNHRKIVVIDGDVGFMGGLNVGDEYLSRSKTYGFWRDTHMLVRGEAVRTMQIIFLQDWMHTTGEKILEQDYLTPQLHFMTGDGAVQIIASGPDNERRALKNIFFSMITSAEKSVWIASPYFIPDEDILTAIRVAAISGLDVRLLFPAKPDKWIPFLASHSYFPALLEAGVKIYEYEKGFIHSKLLIVDGEIATIGTANMDMRSFHLNFEVNALLLQTESVTRIVADFERDLLSTTQIVHETFMNKRMVVRILESAARLMSPLL is encoded by the coding sequence ATGAGAAGAGGACTTCAATCTATAATTATTATTGGGGCTTTCATAGCATTTTATTATTTTGGTTTTGGTATTTTTGGGAGTACTGCTGGAACAATTATTAGTATTTTCTCCACACTGACAGTCGTTTCAATTAGCTTAGCTATTTTTATGGAGAACCGTAATCCTTCTACTACGATGTCATGGATTCTTTTGCTTGCGTTGATCCCGGTGCTCGGTTTGGTCTTTTATTTTCTGTTTGGACAGAATGTATTTAAACGTCGTAAATATGATAAAAAAGCACAAAGAGATCTTATGGCCTATGAGCGGATTGAGAATGACGCTTTGCGTACGCATCAAGATTGGTCGGTCTTTGACCCCTCGCGTCAAAAACTACTATTATTATCCAAGACTCTAGCGCGTACTCCTATTTCCTTTGCTTCAGAGACGCGCATCCTTACCAATGGTGAAGAGACGTTTGGAACATTACTGCTAGAGCTGCGACAAGCGAAGCACCATATACATATGGAGTATTACATCTTCCGTGCAGATCACATTGGAACGCGTATTCAACAGATTCTGATCGCAAAGGCGCGTGCGGGTGTATCTGTCCGATTTATGTATGATGCTGTGGGTAGTTTTCAGCTTTCTAAAGCTTTTTTGAAAGAGTTGGTTGATGCTGGAGTACAAGTGGCTTCGTACGGTAATTCCACCTCCTTTTTCTCTAGCCGGGTTAATTACCGGAATCACCGAAAAATCGTCGTCATCGACGGTGATGTCGGGTTCATGGGTGGACTGAATGTGGGGGATGAATATTTAAGCCGCAGCAAAACTTATGGATTCTGGCGTGACACCCATATGTTAGTTAGAGGTGAAGCGGTACGGACGATGCAAATCATCTTCTTGCAAGATTGGATGCATACTACAGGTGAAAAAATACTGGAGCAGGATTATCTAACACCACAGCTACACTTTATGACAGGGGACGGAGCAGTACAGATCATTGCGAGTGGGCCGGACAATGAACGCCGTGCACTCAAAAATATATTTTTCTCCATGATCACCTCAGCTGAGAAATCAGTTTGGATTGCCAGCCCTTATTTCATTCCGGACGAGGATATCCTGACTGCGATACGTGTAGCGGCTATATCTGGTCTAGATGTTCGCTTGTTATTCCCTGCTAAGCCGGATAAATGGATTCCGTTTCTGGCTTCGCATTCTTATTTCCCGGCATTGCTGGAGGCTGGAGTGAAGATTTATGAATACGAGAAGGGCTTTATACACTCTAAGCTGTTAATCGTGGATGGTGAAATAGCGACTATTGGTACAGCAAACATGGACATGCGGAGCTTTCATCTTAACTTTGAGGTAAACGCATTGCTTCTTCAGACAGAGAGCGTTACACGAATTGTTGCTGATTTTGAACGGGATTTATTGTCCACCACTCAGATTGTGCATGAGACCTTTATGAATAAACGCATGGTGGTACGTATACTGGAATCTGCCGCCAGATTAATGTCTCCATTACTATAA
- a CDS encoding TetR/AcrR family transcriptional regulator, translating to MSDKTVDKQEQIIKIAMQLFAVKGSSSTSMQEIAELCGISKGSLYLVFKSKEELERSIFLYCYRMIRDPLLREEQETQRTPREKLRNQIEILLSHVYELREFLQRQIQEVAGKGFDTEVPEWLRRNNASFLRWFQVKMETLYGKDIIPYTGDLCIVGHGLIKSYIAVIFRQDTHLSLAVMADHLMNLLDIIVAGLLKSKQAPLINSTILASWMEENEESKRKNPLQIIKDMKTVVSKLDSLEPEESADLLESLNILEGEVLLPHPRKAIIQGMLSNLQSCSELTTPLEELRKLVTSFSNHSCVFR from the coding sequence ATGAGCGATAAAACTGTGGACAAGCAGGAACAGATTATTAAGATCGCCATGCAATTATTCGCTGTGAAAGGCTCCTCTTCCACGTCCATGCAAGAGATCGCCGAATTATGCGGAATTTCGAAGGGAAGCTTGTATCTAGTATTCAAATCCAAAGAAGAACTGGAACGCAGTATTTTTCTCTATTGTTACCGAATGATTCGTGATCCCTTATTACGTGAAGAGCAAGAAACCCAAAGAACACCGCGTGAGAAGCTTAGGAATCAAATAGAAATTCTACTGAGTCATGTGTACGAATTACGTGAGTTCTTACAGCGTCAAATTCAGGAAGTTGCCGGAAAAGGTTTTGATACTGAAGTACCGGAATGGCTGCGTAGAAACAATGCTTCCTTCTTGCGCTGGTTTCAGGTGAAGATGGAGACCCTTTATGGAAAAGACATCATCCCCTATACCGGAGATTTATGTATTGTAGGTCATGGACTAATCAAGTCATATATTGCGGTTATTTTTCGTCAGGATACCCACTTGTCCCTTGCCGTTATGGCTGATCATCTAATGAATCTACTAGATATTATTGTAGCTGGTCTTCTTAAAAGTAAGCAGGCTCCTCTCATCAACTCTACCATTCTTGCAAGCTGGATGGAGGAGAATGAGGAGAGTAAGCGCAAGAATCCACTGCAAATCATTAAGGACATGAAGACTGTGGTCAGTAAATTAGATAGTTTAGAACCCGAAGAGTCAGCCGATTTGCTGGAATCACTCAACATTCTAGAAGGCGAAGTTCTCTTACCACACCCACGCAAAGCAATCATACAGGGGATGTTGTCCAACCTCCAATCCTGCTCAGAGCTCACTACACCATTGGAAGAATTGAGGAAGCTGGTTACCTCTTTTTCAAATCATTCATGCGTATTTCGTTAA
- a CDS encoding efflux RND transporter permease subunit, producing the protein MKSLINFSLRNKFAIWLLTIIIVFAGLYSGLTMKQETLPNISIPYLSVTTIYPGAAPEGVVNDVSKPLEQKLRNVDGVKTITSTSLENASSIQIEFDYGTNLDNATAAVREALNEVSLPDNVQKPSISRFSLSSMPVVSLSLSNGDSEDLEELTRIAENDIRPALEDVEGVASIQISGQYVKEVSLKFNQEKLKQYGLTEDTVKGIIQGSSLRVPLGLFEMDKAQKAVVVDGNITTVEDLKNVTIPVMPTGAAGAGAPGAGAADAGAGSAAGAGAVGGAAGGAANMGLPTVKLGELATIEVVGNSESISRTNGKESIGIQIVKANDANTVDVVNGVKDKTEELKAQYKGIDLTVLLDQGKPIEDSVNTMLSKAVFGALFAVIIILVFLRNIRSTIISIISIPLSLLIAVLCLRQMDITLNMMTLGAMTVAIGRVVDDSIVVIENIYRRLSLSGEKLKGRELISAATREMFVPIMSSTIVTIAVFLPLALVSGMVGELFLPFALTMVFALLASLVVAITLVPAMAHSLFRNGLKGKKTHSEKPDRMSAGYQKILNWCLSHKLVTFGVAVLLLAGSLFLIKPIGVSFMPSQEDKTVMLTYSPKAGQRTEEVQEQGLKAEKYILAQQHVDKMQYSIGGGGPMGMGGSSNSGLFFIVYDSNTPDFENVKEKLIEGLTAEVPDGVWGDMSAMMSGGMGGSTLTVNVFGDELDQIKPVADEIAKIVQADTTNFKDGETSLKEAYDQYTIVADQEKLSSLGLTAGQIAMKLAPVGTRPVLTEVEMDGKNYKVYIETDKETYKSIKEMEEATLTSPLGISVPIGQVAKIENGSSPDSITRMDGKMKVDVTAEIISSDVNSASNLVKEKIDAMELPDGVTVSFGGVTEQINDTFGQLGIAMAAAIAIVYFVLVVTFGGGLAPFAILFSLPFTIIGVLVALLIAGETLNVSSLMGALMLIGIVVTNAIVLIDRVIHKEKEGMTTRQALLEAGGTRLRPILMTALATIGALLPLVTGLENSAGIISKGLGVTVIGGLISSTLLTLVVVPVVYEFLMKFRSKKVID; encoded by the coding sequence ATGAAAAGCTTAATTAATTTCTCGCTCAGGAACAAATTTGCCATTTGGCTTCTGACGATAATTATTGTATTTGCCGGTTTGTATAGCGGACTGACAATGAAGCAAGAAACCTTACCTAATATTAGTATACCCTATCTTAGCGTAACAACTATTTATCCGGGGGCTGCACCAGAAGGCGTCGTTAATGATGTCAGTAAACCGTTGGAGCAAAAGCTGCGCAATGTGGATGGTGTAAAGACAATCACCTCCACTTCTCTGGAGAATGCCTCCAGTATCCAAATCGAGTTTGATTATGGAACGAATCTGGATAATGCTACAGCAGCTGTTCGCGAAGCGCTGAATGAGGTCTCATTGCCAGACAATGTGCAAAAGCCTTCCATTTCCCGTTTTAGCCTTAGCTCAATGCCTGTCGTCTCCCTTAGTTTATCGAATGGGGATTCAGAAGATCTCGAGGAACTAACCCGTATTGCCGAGAACGATATTCGCCCTGCCCTTGAAGATGTTGAGGGTGTTGCTTCTATTCAAATCTCTGGACAATACGTCAAAGAAGTTTCGCTTAAGTTCAATCAAGAGAAGCTCAAGCAATACGGACTGACCGAAGATACGGTTAAAGGGATCATTCAAGGCTCTTCTCTCCGTGTTCCACTAGGACTGTTCGAGATGGACAAAGCTCAAAAGGCAGTTGTCGTGGATGGCAACATCACCACCGTTGAAGATCTTAAAAATGTGACCATTCCAGTAATGCCAACTGGTGCTGCTGGCGCTGGGGCTCCTGGAGCTGGCGCTGCCGATGCAGGTGCTGGAAGTGCTGCTGGTGCAGGCGCTGTTGGCGGAGCTGCTGGCGGAGCTGCAAATATGGGATTGCCAACCGTGAAGCTGGGAGAGCTTGCTACAATTGAGGTTGTTGGGAATTCTGAATCGATCTCCCGTACGAATGGTAAAGAATCGATCGGTATCCAGATTGTCAAAGCCAACGATGCCAACACTGTTGATGTCGTAAATGGTGTTAAGGACAAAACTGAAGAATTAAAAGCACAATATAAAGGCATTGACCTTACAGTTCTGCTTGACCAAGGTAAGCCGATTGAGGACTCCGTAAATACAATGTTGTCCAAAGCTGTATTTGGCGCCCTTTTCGCAGTAATTATCATTTTGGTCTTCCTGCGGAATATTCGTTCGACGATCATTTCTATCATCTCTATTCCTTTATCATTGCTGATCGCAGTATTATGTCTGCGTCAAATGGACATTACGCTTAATATGATGACCCTTGGTGCGATGACCGTTGCCATCGGACGGGTAGTCGATGACTCGATTGTCGTCATAGAGAACATATACCGGCGACTCTCGTTATCTGGCGAGAAGCTAAAAGGCCGGGAATTAATCAGTGCAGCCACTCGTGAAATGTTCGTACCAATCATGTCCTCTACGATTGTAACCATCGCGGTATTCTTACCGCTTGCTCTAGTAAGTGGTATGGTTGGAGAGCTGTTCTTGCCTTTCGCTTTAACCATGGTCTTCGCCCTGCTCGCTTCGTTGGTAGTTGCGATTACCCTGGTTCCTGCAATGGCACACTCCCTGTTCCGCAACGGATTGAAAGGTAAGAAGACGCATAGTGAGAAACCAGACAGAATGTCTGCTGGTTACCAAAAAATTCTGAACTGGTGTCTTTCCCATAAACTCGTTACGTTCGGAGTAGCGGTTCTGCTCCTTGCGGGCAGCTTGTTCCTGATCAAGCCTATCGGCGTTAGCTTTATGCCTTCCCAAGAGGATAAAACGGTTATGCTAACCTACTCACCGAAGGCTGGACAAAGAACTGAAGAAGTTCAAGAACAAGGCCTGAAAGCTGAGAAATATATTTTAGCGCAACAGCATGTAGATAAAATGCAATATTCCATTGGTGGCGGCGGCCCGATGGGTATGGGCGGATCCAGCAACTCAGGACTCTTTTTCATCGTTTACGATAGTAATACTCCTGATTTCGAAAATGTAAAAGAGAAGTTGATCGAAGGCTTAACCGCAGAAGTCCCAGATGGTGTGTGGGGCGATATGTCCGCGATGATGAGCGGAGGTATGGGTGGAAGCACGTTAACCGTGAATGTATTCGGAGACGAACTAGATCAAATTAAGCCGGTAGCGGATGAGATCGCCAAGATCGTACAGGCTGACACCACTAATTTCAAGGATGGCGAAACAAGTCTCAAAGAAGCTTACGATCAATATACGATTGTAGCGGATCAAGAAAAGCTTAGCTCCCTTGGACTTACAGCGGGACAAATTGCGATGAAGCTTGCTCCTGTAGGTACACGTCCAGTACTCACAGAAGTAGAAATGGACGGTAAGAACTACAAAGTCTATATCGAAACTGATAAAGAAACGTATAAGAGTATTAAAGAAATGGAAGAGGCTACATTGACTTCGCCACTAGGCATTTCCGTGCCAATCGGGCAAGTCGCTAAAATTGAAAACGGCTCTTCCCCTGACTCGATTACTCGGATGGACGGTAAAATGAAGGTGGATGTCACTGCCGAGATTATTTCAAGTGACGTCAATAGTGCTTCAAACCTCGTGAAGGAAAAAATAGATGCTATGGAATTACCTGATGGCGTGACGGTTAGCTTCGGTGGTGTAACCGAGCAGATCAATGACACATTTGGTCAATTAGGTATTGCTATGGCGGCTGCTATTGCCATCGTATACTTCGTGCTTGTGGTTACGTTTGGCGGTGGATTAGCTCCATTTGCTATCCTGTTCTCACTTCCTTTCACCATTATTGGGGTACTCGTAGCCCTTCTGATCGCTGGAGAAACCTTAAACGTCTCCTCCCTCATGGGTGCACTGATGTTGATTGGTATCGTAGTCACGAATGCGATTGTCCTCATCGACCGCGTTATTCATAAGGAAAAAGAAGGAATGACCACACGTCAAGCCTTGCTTGAAGCAGGCGGCACACGTTTACGTCCAATCCTGATGACTGCACTTGCAACGATTGGTGCATTGCTGCCACTGGTTACAGGACTTGAAAACAGTGCAGGGATCATCTCCAAGGGGCTAGGTGTTACCGTTATCGGCGGCTTGATCAGCTCCACACTGCTGACACTTGTAGTAGTGCCAGTCGTGTATGAATTCCTAATGAAATTCCGCAGTAAAAAGGTAATTGACTAG
- a CDS encoding TorD/DmsD family molecular chaperone yields the protein MTMQTVPSLAVPEAFSHWLESRGLIYQLLVDFLGRKPSLSLVAQWSRNRKMSVAAEMTEGGRELKRYLSQEPNKLPHICEKETQEYKRLMHEQTVSSFKLREAAILGRSEDFCNVLADVYTSAGIVFNKCNGEADDHIAIELEFMAVMHERMLYNSFSIRSAMDLLDIQVAFLEDHLLQWTPQFCEKLNAATNSTLYLGLSHMLAEFLPLDLQMLRSWRASLESSATAMV from the coding sequence ATGACTATGCAAACTGTTCCATCGCTCGCCGTGCCGGAGGCATTTAGCCATTGGTTGGAAAGTCGGGGATTAATATATCAGCTTTTAGTGGATTTTTTGGGCAGAAAACCATCACTCTCACTTGTGGCTCAGTGGAGCCGCAATCGCAAGATGAGTGTTGCTGCAGAGATGACGGAAGGCGGACGGGAACTGAAGCGCTATCTGAGTCAGGAACCGAATAAGTTACCCCATATATGTGAGAAAGAGACCCAAGAGTATAAACGGCTTATGCACGAACAGACAGTAAGCTCTTTTAAATTACGTGAAGCTGCTATTCTGGGTCGTTCTGAAGATTTCTGCAACGTGCTTGCTGATGTATATACTTCCGCAGGAATTGTATTTAACAAATGTAATGGTGAAGCTGATGATCATATTGCTATTGAGCTGGAATTTATGGCAGTAATGCATGAGCGGATGTTGTACAATAGCTTCTCAATTAGAAGTGCTATGGATCTACTTGATATTCAGGTAGCCTTTTTGGAAGATCATTTACTGCAATGGACTCCACAGTTCTGTGAGAAGTTAAATGCAGCAACGAATAGTACGTTGTATTTGGGACTTTCCCATATGCTCGCTGAGTTTCTACCCCTTGATCTGCAGATGCTGCGTTCCTGGAGAGCTTCGCTGGAGAGCAGTGCAACAGCAATGGTATAA
- the moaA gene encoding GTP 3',8-cyclase MoaA, whose protein sequence is MEPLTDPFGRLHDYIRISVTDRCNLRCIYCMPAEGMEFQPQDEILSYEEITAVVESLAPLGLRKVRLTGGEPLVRKDLEKLVTMISAIPGIDDISLTTNGLMLPAKAALLKEAGLSRVNISLDSLRQDRFSMITRGGEVSKVLKGIEAAQAAGLEPIKLNVVLMKGINDDEIKDFISLTLNSPLNVRFIEYMPIGSATDSWRQSYLPLETVIEACTAAGWETEEAEMPSGNGPSQNRRVLGAQGTFGLIHPVSDHFCDNCNRLRLTADGHIKACLYWEDEYNVRPLISDPAAVQALFRKALGNKPHNHEMALALEKKAQSHTPTARRMSQIGG, encoded by the coding sequence ATGGAGCCGCTGACGGACCCTTTTGGACGTTTACATGACTACATCCGCATTTCGGTTACCGACCGCTGCAACCTGCGTTGCATTTATTGTATGCCAGCGGAAGGGATGGAATTCCAGCCGCAGGACGAGATTCTGAGCTATGAGGAAATCACCGCAGTTGTGGAATCGCTAGCACCACTTGGATTACGCAAGGTACGGCTAACAGGTGGAGAACCTCTTGTACGCAAAGACCTGGAGAAGCTAGTAACTATGATATCCGCCATTCCGGGGATCGACGATATTTCACTGACTACGAACGGATTAATGCTTCCAGCTAAAGCAGCGCTGCTAAAAGAAGCCGGGTTGTCACGGGTGAATATCAGTCTGGACTCTTTACGGCAAGATCGCTTCTCTATGATTACACGCGGCGGTGAGGTCTCCAAGGTACTAAAGGGGATCGAGGCAGCACAAGCTGCCGGGCTGGAGCCGATCAAGCTTAACGTTGTGTTGATGAAAGGGATTAATGATGACGAGATCAAAGACTTCATCTCCCTTACGTTGAACAGTCCACTAAATGTACGTTTTATTGAATATATGCCTATCGGAAGTGCTACTGATTCTTGGCGCCAATCCTATCTGCCGCTGGAAACCGTTATAGAAGCTTGTACTGCGGCCGGCTGGGAAACCGAGGAAGCTGAGATGCCATCTGGTAATGGCCCTTCCCAGAATCGGCGGGTTCTTGGAGCGCAAGGAACGTTCGGATTAATCCATCCCGTAAGCGATCACTTTTGCGATAACTGCAATCGACTAAGACTAACAGCAGATGGCCATATCAAAGCTTGTCTGTATTGGGAAGATGAGTACAATGTCCGCCCCCTAATAAGCGATCCCGCAGCAGTGCAGGCCTTATTCCGCAAAGCTCTGGGTAACAAGCCACATAACCACGAAATGGCATTAGCCTTGGAGAAAAAAGCACAAAGCCACACGCCGACGGCTCGGCGTATGTCTCAAATTGGAGGCTAG